The Caminicella sporogenes DSM 14501 genomic interval GACCAATATTCACAATTAGCTTTAATATATACTTTGTAACAAATATTGCTGTAAACATACTCGCCAATATACCTATCATAAGTGTTATTGCAAAACCTTTTATAGGACCTAATCCAAAGTAATATAACACTAAAGCTGCTATGAATGTAGTAATGTTAGAATCTAAAATAGTAGTTAAAGCCTTAGAAAAGCCTGAATCTATTGAAGCTCTAATCGTCTTTCCATTTCTTAATTCTTCTTTTATTCTTTCAAATATGATTACATTAGCATCTACCGCCATACCTATAGATAGTATCAGACCAGCAACTCCCGGTAAAGTCAAAGTAGCTTTTAAGCCTACGAAAACAAATAGCACTATCAAAGTATATAAAATCAAAACTATATCTGCTATTAATCCCGGTAATCTATAATATATAAACATAAACAATAAAACTAAAATTATACCTATTTTAGCAGCATTTACACTTGTTTTTAATGAATCTATTCCTAATGTAGCTCCAATTGCCTGTGTTTGAACTTCTATTAAGTTTACTGGCAGTGCACCGCCTCTAATCAAAGCAGCAAGGTTAGAAGCTGATTTTACATCAAAGTTACCTGATATTACTGCCTTACCGTTTGGAATTTCTTCATTAACACGTGGAGCAGATATTACTTCATTATCAAGTATTATTGCTATTATATTTTTTGGTGCAGGAAGTTGTGAAGCTTCTTTAGTCGCTTTTCTAAATTTTTCTGCTCCTTTTCCTGTAAGTTCTAATGAAACAACTGGTTGGTTAGTTCTCTGGTCAAATTTCATTTCCGCATTTTTAACATCTTTGCCAGTTAAAATCACCTTACCATCTGAACTGACAAATTTTAATTGAGCAGTTTTACCTATAGATTCAATAGCCTCTTGAGCATTTTTTACTCCAGGAAGCTCTATTCTAATTCTTTTTTCTCCTTCAAGTACTATATTAGGTTCAGTTAATCCCATAGCATCAACACGTTTTCTAATAACTTCTCTTGTCTGTTCCATTATTTTTTTTAGTTCTTCGCCTTTAGCATCTGTATCAGCTTCAAGCACTACATATACTCCACCTTTTATATCTAATCCCAATTTTATAGAATCTTTAATTGGATTAATTGAAAAATTTCCCACTTTAAGTCCATTAACAGCAGTATATGCACTCAATCCTATTACTGCCAATATCAAAAGTAAAATTAGTATATTCTTCATTTTCATTTTCTATTGCCTCCTCATCTTTTGCTTACAGAATAAAATTTATTCTATAAATAATCTTTTGCAAGCTCAACATAATGAATTGCAGATTGTTTAAGATTCTTTATCTCTTCATCTGTCAGTTCTCTAACAACCTTACCCGGCGAACCAATTACTAATGAATTTTTAGGCACTGTCTTTCCCGGAGGAATTAATGCCCCTGCACCTATAATTACATTATCTTCTATTACTGCTCCATCAAGTACTATTGCACCCATACCCACGAGTACATTGTTTCCTATTGTACAAGCATGAACTATTGCTCCATGTCCAATTGTACAATTTTTTCCTATAACAGTAGGCATTTCACTATTTATATGCACTACACAATTATCCTGAATATTTGTATTTTCACCTACCTCAATATAATTACCATCCCCTCTCAATACACTTCCAAACCAAATATTAACATTTTCTTTCAATGTAACTCTTCCAATAATTTGAGCAGTTTCAGCAATAAAACAGCTATTATGAACATCAGGCTCATAATCTTTATACTTTATTATCAAAGATTATCCCTCCAAACTTCTTTAGTAGCTTTATATATCCATACTTAGTTTAGCCTTAATATATAGAGAACATTCTATTCTCTTTTTCTCCATTTCACATCCTAAATCATAAGGAATGTGTATATCATTATTAAAATTATATGCATTAGCATGACAGCCGCCACTGCAATAAAATTTTGCCCAACATTCACTACATTTTTCTTTATTATAAACATGTGCATTATTAAATTTTTTACCTATTTCTTTATTAACTATACCTTCGTTTACATTCCCCATTTTAAATTCTTCATTTCCAACAAATTGATGACAAGGATATATATCTCCTTCTGGAGTTATAGCTAAATATTCTGAACCTGCTCCACATCCCACTAATCTCTTTATTACACAAGGCCCTTGATTTAAGTCTATCATAAAATGAAAGAAATTAAATCCTTTGCCTTCTTTTTCCCTCTTTATAATCTCTCTTGCTAAATTTTCATATTGCGAAAAAATTTCAGGCAAATCATCTTCTGTCAATTCATAACCAACTCCCGGCTCTGCTACAA includes:
- the secD gene encoding protein translocase subunit SecD, with product MKMKNILILLLILAVIGLSAYTAVNGLKVGNFSINPIKDSIKLGLDIKGGVYVVLEADTDAKGEELKKIMEQTREVIRKRVDAMGLTEPNIVLEGEKRIRIELPGVKNAQEAIESIGKTAQLKFVSSDGKVILTGKDVKNAEMKFDQRTNQPVVSLELTGKGAEKFRKATKEASQLPAPKNIIAIILDNEVISAPRVNEEIPNGKAVISGNFDVKSASNLAALIRGGALPVNLIEVQTQAIGATLGIDSLKTSVNAAKIGIILVLLFMFIYYRLPGLIADIVLILYTLIVLFVFVGLKATLTLPGVAGLILSIGMAVDANVIIFERIKEELRNGKTIRASIDSGFSKALTTILDSNITTFIAALVLYYFGLGPIKGFAITLMIGILASMFTAIFVTKYILKLIVNIGQFKNTKLFGA
- a CDS encoding gamma carbonic anhydrase family protein; this translates as MIIKYKDYEPDVHNSCFIAETAQIIGRVTLKENVNIWFGSVLRGDGNYIEVGENTNIQDNCVVHINSEMPTVIGKNCTIGHGAIVHACTIGNNVLVGMGAIVLDGAVIEDNVIIGAGALIPPGKTVPKNSLVIGSPGKVVRELTDEEIKNLKQSAIHYVELAKDYL